TGGAGGAGAGTGATGGCTGGAATTTAGAGGCCATGATCCCAGGGAGAATCATCCAAGCGGACTTGAGAATCACCCCAAATTATGACGGCACAGCTGGAGAGACTCAGCCCTCACCTTCATCGGTGCAGGGAGTGCAGGGGAGCCCGCAGGAAGGGTCTCAGGGATGCATAGAGCCAGGTCTCAGGTCGGGGAGAAGGTGAGCATTCCCAGGAGATGATGGAGATGTGGGCGTTGGCTGATAGCAGACCCCCTGGGAACAGTGGGAGGGTTTGGGTGGTGGGAGAGTCAGAAGAGCTGTGGCGATGAGTGGGAACCTGTGAGTCTTGGTTTTCTTGTGCCGGCCAAGCAACACGAACAGGCACAGAGGGCTAGGGGAGGTATTTTGatacccaggtgccgaggcagAGGGTGACAATGAGGCTGGGAGCCGGGCAGAGGGGACCCTGTGTCCTCCCGAACCCGCCCCCACCCCGCCTCTCTGTCCCCTCCCAGCAAAGCTCTGCCGCATGGTTGCTGCATCTGCTGTCACCagcccttcctttttctcttgaaGCCATCCCAGCCAGGCTTTGGCTGTCAAGGCCCCTTGGAGGCAGCTCCTGTCAAGGCCACCGGTGAAACACTGAGGCTGCTTCCGGAGGCCAGGCCTCAGTCCTGATCCTCTTGTGTCTCTCAGAGTATATGCGGCACTAcgggccaggtgtgctggctcatgcctgtaatcccagcactttgggaggccaaggtgggcagatcacttgagggcaggagttcaagataagcctgggcaacatagcgagacctcgtctctacaaaaaataaaaaaaaaatttaggccgggtatagtggctcacgtctgtaatcccagcactttgggaggccgaggcaggtggatcacctgaggtcaggagtttgagaccagcctggccaacatagtgaaaccccatctctactaaaaatacaaaaattagctgggtgtggtggtgcgcacctgtagtcccagcaacttaggaggctgaggcaggagaatcgcttgaaccaggaggggaggttgcagtgagccaagatcacgccactgcatttcatcctgggtgacagagcaagactctgtctcaaaaaaaaaaaaaaaaaaattaaaaaattaactaggtgttgtggtgtgcacctatagtcccagctacttgggaggctgaggtgggaggatcacctgagcctgggagatcaaggctgcagagggccgtgatcgtgccactcactgcactccagcctggatgacagagtgagactctgtctcaaaaaataaaataataaaatgaaaaatgaaataatataaaaaattaaattaaaaaatttttttaaaaatataatgagttgggtgtggtggtggcacctgtagccctagctacttgggaggctgaggtggcaagctcgcttgggcccaggagttggaggctgcagtgagctgtcctggcaccactgtgctccagcctggatgacagagcaaggccctatctcaaaaaaagaaaaagaaaaaagaaacactgccTCCCGCCTCATTGAAGGTGCCACGAAGACACGCTGTTTCATTACCACCGAGAAAGAGAAAACTGGGACTGTGCAGCGCTCAGGGAAAGCCAGAGTCTTTACTGTGGTCCTCAAGGCCCAGGTCATCTGCTTCTGCTGCCGACTCTTCCCCTcactcctctcctgcctcagtggccTCTTGCTGACCTGGGACGTACCTGAGCCGTGACCTCAGTGCTGTGGcccttgctcttccctctgcttaGAACATTCTCCACGAGCCCTCACCTCCTCAGGCCCCTGTTCAGATGCCCTCTTCTCGGAGAGGCTTGCCTAGCGTCTTGGTCCTGTCCACCTCCCCTGACAGCGCCTGCCCCCGTCTCTGCCGTGCTTTCCCGTGGCAGCGTCACCGGTGGCGTGCTACACGTGTGCATCCCCTGTCCCCCTGTTCTGGAGTTGCAGCACACGCTGTGAAgccagattttctttgttttcagctGCTGTATCTCTGGCACCCAGAAAATGGCCTGCTTAGGTGCTCAGTAGTTGTTAAGAGCTGATGTTTTTGTAACTGTCATTCCACCTTTTTGTAGCGCACAGGCGATGCCAAGCCCAGCTTCTTCCAGGACTGCCTGATGGAGGTGTTTGACGACCTGGAGCAGCACATCCAGAGTCCTCTGGTGCTGCAGTCGATCCTCAGCCTGATGGACAGGGGCACCATGGTCCTGACCACCAACTATGACAACCTGCTGGAGATCTTTGGCCAGCAGCAGAACAAGCCCATGGAGTCTCTGGACTTGAAGGACAAGACCAAGGTATGGGCTGGGGGTGCGGGCAGCCTGCAGGTGCGGGGAGTTCTGTGCCCTGGGAGCTGCTTTCACTTTGTAGCAGTGAATTACTAataaagtagccaggcatggtggcgcctgcccgcagtcccagctactggggaggccgaggtgggaggattgcttgagcccaggagttccagactgaaatgagctatgatcatgccacttattccagcctgggtgacagagtaagaccctttctcttaaaaaaaaaaaagtaataatggaAAGTGGCACACtggcaacttgggaggctgaggcaggagaatagctggaactgGGAGGGagatggttgcagtgagctgagatcactgtactccagcctgggcaagagagtgagaccctgtctcaaaaaacaaaagaaaaaaaaaagaaatacctgagactgggtaatatataaaggaaagagctgtaattggctcacggttccacaGCTGTCtaggaagcatagcagcatctgcttccggggaggcctcaggaagtttccaaTAGTGGCAGAAGGCAGAGTGGGAGCAGGCATGCCACATGGCAACAGAGAGAGTGGCAGGGGGGTGGTGCCACatgcttttaaatgaccagatttcTCAAGAAGTCACTGTCACGAAGATGGCACGAAGCCATGAGGGATGATCCTGCCCCGTGATCcaagcacctcccaccaggccccacctccagcactggggatcacaattcagcatgagatttgcatggggacagatgtccaaactatatcagttagCATATATTTACAGTTATAAATAACACTACAGGGTCCTCATACTTTTATGTCCTGTTTTCAAGATGAATTCCTAGAAGAGTTTTATGGTCAAAAGGTAGGAATGTTTTAAAGACTGATGATGTAAattaccaaattgttttccagaagGAGCACCAGTTACACTCCCGGTGGTGGCTGAGTGTGGGAGTATCCATTTCCTGTATCTTGCCAACACGTGgtgttattaaaaaacaaaatgaaatacacCTTGTCCATTTGATAGCTGAAATTTTCAACATTGATTTCTTGTGTTACTAAAGGTTGAGCATAGTTTCATGTGACTCTTGATATTTCTTTTGTGACACACTTGTGACCTTTGTGTGTCTGCTTATGTTATTCATAACTAACACTGCTGCCTGTGTTGTCTGGGCTGCCTTGTGAGGTAAGGCCCTGGCCCCGCTCTGTGTACAAAGAAACTGAATTACGGGGCACGGGGCAGTGTACACGGGGGCAGGGCCGCCTGAGGGGAGCGGGCAGGGCCAAGGCACCCACTCCTGCCGGTAGTGACATGGGGTAGACATCTGCTCTCTGCGTCTGAGCCACACGGTCCCCACTGCTGGGGCTTGCTGTTGGAAACAGACAGCCAGTTGTATAAACAGAACTGCCAGCTGGCTCACCACCCAGTGATGGCAGCAGGGCTGTTGGTGTTTGTGTCCATTCCACCTGCTGCTGTGCGGGCTCCGGGGTGAAGATGACTTGACAGTGACCCGATGGGCATCTTTATAAGGTCCcgtgttctgtatcttgataaGGTCCTGCGTTCTGTATCTTGAACTGAAAGGAATGCACTTAGCCATTTGATAAATACTTTTCtccacatacatatgtatatattttttctgggtGTGTAGAAGTAATACAGAAATAGcagtaattaaaatataacatataactTAGAAGTGAAAGTCCCCATAGCCCACCTAAAGTAATCACTCTTAACAGTTTGCTGTAACCTCAAGTGTTAAAGACATTTTCTATGTAACTGTCTGTCTTTAAATAAGTCCTTTTTTTTCcaccctgagacagggtctcactttgttgcccaggctggtctcgaactcctgagcttcaAGTCTTGGCCTtggcctgagtagctgggattataggtatgagccacccagAAGCTCTTTTGCTATCATGGGACCAGCATGACTGGCGCTAACAGCCGATCCTCTCTCAGGTTTTACAGGTGTGACTGTACCGTCGTAGGATGGGAATAGCTAGGGCTCACAACCGAGTTTCTCTGAGGTTTTGAAGGTGTAAGTGTAAAGTGAAGCATCTCTCGATGATTCTTTCCAAGATAGGTTTAAAAACTATGAATCcattttcagtgtttcttctCTCTGTTTGAAACAGTTTGAggatgtgtttctttttcttggcttGATGTTTGGTAGGTCCTTGAATGGGCAAGAGGGCACATGAAGTACGGCGTCCTCCACATTCACGGCCTCTACACGGACCCCTGCGGGGTGGTGCTGGACCCATCGGGGTATAAAGACGTCACTCAAGACGCAGAAGTCATGGTACGGCCCGTCCTAATTAGCATCGGTGCGTCCTCTCAGGGATTACTGGTGGCCACTGGCCATTGGCTGCAGTCGAGTGGCTTCCCAGGCTCCAGGCGTCCGTGCCCTTCAGGTCGGCCCTGCACACAGTTGCTGAGGGAGGGGCCACGTCTCTTGTCCTCGTCTGTGTCTCTGGGGTCCCGCATGGTGCCTCCATGTTGAGTAGATGCTTGGCGAACATTTGTTAGAGGAAGGAATTCATGATTCCTTTCAAAGCAGAGATCTGCCTGTACCCTCTCTAGGAGCCCCGGCCGTTTGGTGGTTCTCACCTGCCCAGGTATACAGTGAAACTCCTCAGCATGACATATAGGCCCCGTGCAGTCTAGAATGTTGTCCTTGTTCTTCCAGGCTTCTTCTGGTCTGAAATTCTCTGCTCTCCTTCCTGTAGTTGTAAAGCTTCATTTTTGGCCTGGTatagtggctgatgcctgtaatctcagtgcttcggcaggccaaggcaggaggatcgcttgagtccgggagggaGAGGCTATGGTGAactgggatcgcaccactgcactccagcctgggcatcagagcgatacctcatttctaaaaaaataaataaataaaagtaaataaaacttcATTCTCTgtgaggtttttatttttcttcttcttaaatagacagggtcttgctctgtggcccaggctgaagtgcagtggcatgatcaaagctcactgcttccttgaactcctgggcccaaggatcctcctgccttagtctcccgagtagctgggactccaggtgtgtgCCCCTACTCCCGGCTGTGAGGTCTTCCTGATGCCCTAGAATGCAGTGTGGAAAAGCTGTGCTTCTGGTAAGCACTGAGAAACTCGGTGTCTGTGGATTTACCCTCAAGCACACAGCTAGGCGCCCTGTTCCTCAGTGCTCATCCCTGGGCCGGTGTCATGCCGTGACAGGTGTCAGCAGATGAGTGACTGGGCAGATGCTTTTCAGTTGCATCATTAATACTGCTTGGTGATAAGAAATACCTGGGCTGAGACTGAGCCTCTCTGAGATATTTGGTTAGCTGAATTGGCGATTCCCTCCTGCCTGCCTGAGTGACCCCATGCAATCTGCTTTCCCTGTGCCCACCTGACCCCGTCAGTCATGGTCACTGATCCCCTCCTCAGCTCTCTTGCCCTCATTCGCAAAACCACCCCTGCAAGAATTCCCACATATGGCCCACTGAGATCAACATTAATTTCAGGGTGTTTTATGTGCATAATTCTGAACTGAAAACATTTACTGTcctcattttatgttttaataatttaaaattgtacCCAATTTGAGAAGATTTGAGTTGGGTGACTGCACTGGTGAGTGTGTGGGGTGGGCGATGGGCTGGCCTTGCTGTTAGGGGCATGTGCACTGCCACCCACCTCGGCCAAAGACCAGTTACCCTGGCTTAGGTGGGGACAGGCAGGCTCAGCCCAGCTTTGGTCTTTGCTGCCACAGGCTGCTGCTGTGGGGTGGCCTGAGTGCCATGTCGGGAAGGATACTGTCCTTCTAACTGTGCTCCTCAGCGTGGCCCTGGGAACGCCTGTCAGGGAGCAGTGATGTAAAAGCACACACATGTGACTTGGTTAGTTGTAAGCTCTTGCTGTCCTTCAAATGAGCACTCAGTTTCTTCACTGGCCTTTTCTAGGAAGTCCTCCAGAACTTATACCGCACCAAGTCCTTTCTGTTTGTGGGCTGTGGGGAGACCCTTCGTGATCAGATATTCCAGGCCCTCTTTCTTTACTCCGTGCCGAATAAGGTGGATTTGGAGCACTACATGCTTGTGCTGAAGGAGAATGAAGACCATTTCTTTAAGCATCAGGCAGATATGCTTCTGCACGGAATCA
Above is a genomic segment from Pan troglodytes isolate AG18354 chromosome 23, NHGRI_mPanTro3-v2.0_pri, whole genome shotgun sequence containing:
- the FAM118A gene encoding protein FAM118A isoform X19, translated to MDSVEKTTNRSEQKSSRKFLKSLIRKQPQELLLVIGTGVSAAVAPGIPALCSWRSCIEAVIEAAEQLEVLHPGDVAEFRRKVTKDRDLLVVAHDLIRKMSPRTGDAKPSFFQDCLMEVFDDLEQHIQSPLVLQSILSLMDRGTMVLTTNYDNLLEIFGQQQNKPMESLDLKDKTKVLEWARGHMKYGVLHIHGLYTDPCGVVLDPSGYKDVTQDAEVMEVLQNLYRTKSFLFVGCGETLRDQIFQALFLYSVPNKVDLEHYMLVLKENEDHFFKHQADMLLHGIKVVSYGDCFDHFPGYVQDLATQICKQQSPDADRVDSTTLLGNACQDCAKRKLEENGIEVSKKRTQSDTDDAGGS
- the FAM118A gene encoding protein FAM118A isoform X18, yielding MRNGALGSILDNSQMDSVEKTTNRSEQKSRKFLKSLIRKQPQELLLVIGTGVSAAVAPGIPALCSWRSCIEAVIEAAEQLEVLHPGDVAEFRRKVTKDRDLLVVAHDLIRKMSPRTGDAKPSFFQDCLMEVFDDLEQHIQSPLVLQSILSLMDRGTMVLTTNYDNLLEIFGQQQNKPMESLDLKDKTKVLEWARGHMKYGVLHIHGLYTDPCGVVLDPSGYKDVTQDAEVMEVLQNLYRTKSFLFVGCGETLRDQIFQALFLYSVPNKVDLEHYMLVLKENEDHFFKHQADMLLHGIKVVSYGDCFDHFPGYVQDLATQICKQQSPGNACQDCAKRKLEENGIEVSKKRTQSDTDDAGGS
- the FAM118A gene encoding protein FAM118A isoform X21, giving the protein MDSVEKTTNRSEQKSSRKFLKSLIRKQPQELLLVIGTGVSAAVAPGIPALCSWRSCIEAVIEAAEQLEVLHPGDVAEFRRKVTKDRDLLVVAHDLIRKMSPRTGDAKPSFFQDCLMEVFDDLEQHIQSPLVLQSILSLMDRGTMVLTTNYDNLLEIFGQQQNKPMESLDLKDKTKVLEWARGHMKYGVLHIHGLYTDPCGVVLDPSGYKDVTQDAEVMEVLQNLYRTKSFLFVGCGETLRDQIFQALFLYSVPNKVDLEHYMLVLKENEDHFFKHQADMLLHGIKVVSYGDCFDHFPGYVQDLATQICKQQSPGNACQDCAKRKLEENGIEVSKKRTQSDTDDAGGS
- the FAM118A gene encoding protein FAM118A isoform X20, yielding MDSVEKTTNRSEQKSRKFLKSLIRKQPQELLLVIGTGVSAAVAPGIPALCSWRSCIEAVIEAAEQLEVLHPGDVAEFRRKVTKDRDLLVVAHDLIRKMSPRTGDAKPSFFQDCLMEVFDDLEQHIQSPLVLQSILSLMDRGTMVLTTNYDNLLEIFGQQQNKPMESLDLKDKTKVLEWARGHMKYGVLHIHGLYTDPCGVVLDPSGYKDVTQDAEVMEVLQNLYRTKSFLFVGCGETLRDQIFQALFLYSVPNKVDLEHYMLVLKENEDHFFKHQADMLLHGIKVVSYGDCFDHFPGYVQDLATQICKQQSPDADRVDSTTLLGNACQDCAKRKLEENGIEVSKKRTQSDTDDAGGS
- the FAM118A gene encoding protein FAM118A isoform X17, which gives rise to MRNGALGSILDNSQMDSVEKTTNRSEQKSSRKFLKSLIRKQPQELLLVIGTGVSAAVAPGIPALCSWRSCIEAVIEAAEQLEVLHPGDVAEFRRKVTKDRDLLVVAHDLIRKMSPRTGDAKPSFFQDCLMEVFDDLEQHIQSPLVLQSILSLMDRGTMVLTTNYDNLLEIFGQQQNKPMESLDLKDKTKVLEWARGHMKYGVLHIHGLYTDPCGVVLDPSGYKDVTQDAEVMEVLQNLYRTKSFLFVGCGETLRDQIFQALFLYSVPNKVDLEHYMLVLKENEDHFFKHQADMLLHGIKVVSYGDCFDHFPGYVQDLATQICKQQSPGNACQDCAKRKLEENGIEVSKKRTQSDTDDAGGS
- the FAM118A gene encoding protein FAM118A isoform X22, yielding MDSVEKTTNRSEQKSRKFLKSLIRKQPQELLLVIGTGVSAAVAPGIPALCSWRSCIEAVIEAAEQLEVLHPGDVAEFRRKVTKDRDLLVVAHDLIRKMSPRTGDAKPSFFQDCLMEVFDDLEQHIQSPLVLQSILSLMDRGTMVLTTNYDNLLEIFGQQQNKPMESLDLKDKTKVLEWARGHMKYGVLHIHGLYTDPCGVVLDPSGYKDVTQDAEVMEVLQNLYRTKSFLFVGCGETLRDQIFQALFLYSVPNKVDLEHYMLVLKENEDHFFKHQADMLLHGIKVVSYGDCFDHFPGYVQDLATQICKQQSPGNACQDCAKRKLEENGIEVSKKRTQSDTDDAGGS